The Streptosporangiales bacterium genomic sequence CCAGCCTGAGCAGCTCGAGACCGGCTCTGTGCTCCTGCACGAGCGCCAACCCGTCGACCAGGTCACCCATCGCCGCGTACTCCAACGCGACAGGAAGGTAGTCCGGGAGCTCCGCCGGGCCGAGCTCCAAACCGCCGCGACGATAACGTTCCTTGAGCCGCGCCAGTGACTGGCCGCGACGTCGGGTCTCACCGTCGACCCACCAGGTGAGGTAGAGACAGCACTTTCTACGGCGGTCGAAGGTGGCGACGTAGTGCTCGGCCAGGGCTCTGGGTGCGGTCTGAGCGAACTGACCGAGGAACCTCTCCAGCGCCTGCCGGGACGCGGATGCCGGCAACGCAGACACTGCCGCAGCGACGAGCGGGATCCGGCCCCGCACCGTCTCGTCGGGGTACTGCAACAGGATCGAGACCGCCTGGCACACGACCGCGGCGTCAACGGGTGCGGTCATCGCCGGTCGCTCGCCTTCCAGGCGCGTCGTGGGGAGGAGGGAACAGGCCTTCTGGTGCGCCTTTCCCGTCCCAGTTGAGCAGGTTGATCCGCGCGCCTGGGCGCTCCGGGTCGACGATCCCGCCGGTGCTCTGGCGCTGCTTCAGCGCGTGGAACGTCTCGACGGACACCGGCACCGGTTTGCCCGATGCCTCGCCGAAAGGTCCGCTGCCGTACATGCCGGGTCCTTCGTCGTAGTCGAGACTGCACCCGGTCTCCTCGAGGTGGCTCGCATCGCCCTCGTACGCCGTCGGTATGACGTAACGGTCCTCGTACTTCGCGATGGCGAGCAGCCGGTAGAGGGCAGTCAGCTCACCACCCGTCACTCCTACGGCCGCAGCCACCGATTCGTCCGGGGCGTCGCCGAGGTTGACTGCCCGCATGTAGCTCCGCATCGCGGCGAGCCGCTGCAGCACTTTCCTCACTGGTTTCGGGTCGCCTGCGGTGAACAGCTCCGCCAGGTACTCGACCGGTATCCGCAGTGAGTCGATCGCGCCGAAGAGGTTGTCGGCATCCTCACCGTCGTGTCCGGTGCCGGACAGCGCGTCGACGACGGGCGACAGCGGCGGGACGTACCAGACCATCGGCATGGTGCGGAACTCAGGGTGCAGGGGAAGCGCCACCCGATGCTGCTTGGCCAGCGCGTAGACGGGCGACCGGCGGGCCGCGTCGAGCCAGTCGTCGGGAATGCCGTCCCGTCGCGCTGCGGCGACGACATCGGGATCCGACGGGTCGAGCAGAACGTCCAGCTGCGCCTCGTACAGGTCCTTCTCGTCCTCCACCGCGGCCGCCTCGCCGACGCGATCACGGTCGTAGAGGAACAGCCCGACATAACGGAGCCGTCCGACACATGTCTCGGAGCACACGGTTGGTAGGCCGACCTCGACACGCGGATAGCAGAAGTGGCACTTCTCGGCCTTGCCGGTGCGGTGGTTGAAGTAGACCTTCTTGTACGGGCACCCCGTCACGCACATCCGCCAACCGCGACATCGATCCTGGTCGACAAGCACGATGCCGTCCTCGGCCCGTTTGTACATCGCACCCGATGGACAGGAGGCGACACAGGACGGGTTCAGGCAGTGCTCGCAGATCCGTGGCAGGTAGAACATGAAGGCCTGCTCGTACTCGGCCGTCACTTTGCCTTCTGCTTCTCGTCGCATCCGTTCGACGATCGGGTCGTTGTCGACGGCTTCAGCGCCACCGCCGAGGTCGTCATCCCAGTTCGCGCTCCATTCCACCCGCATCGGCTCTCCGGTGAGCAACGACTTCGGCTCCGCGACGGGGAAGTCGTCGCCGAGTGGCGCGGAGGTGAGGTTCTCGTAGTCGTAGGTCCAGGGCTCGTAGTAGTCGCGGATGTTCGGCATCACCGGATTGGCGAAGATGGACATTAGCTTGCGCAGCCGCCCGCCGGCCTTGAGCTTCAGCCGTCCTCGCTTGGTCCGGACCCAGCCACCGCGCCACCGCTCCTGGTCCTGGTAGCGACGCGGGTAGCCTTGTCCGGGTCGTGTCTCCACATTGTTGAACCAGACGTACTCCGTGCCACTGCGGTTGGTCCACGCCTGCTTGCAGGTGACCGAGCAGGTGTGGCAACCGATGCACTTGTCGAGGTTCATCACCATGCCGAGCTGCGCCATCACGTACATCAGTACGTCACATCCTGACTGCGGCGCCGGATCACCGTGACCTCGTCGCGCTGGTTGCCCGTCGGACCGAGGTAGTTGAACGCGAACGACAGCTGGCCATACCCACCGATGAGGTGGGTCGGCTTGATGAGCACGCGAGTGAGTGAGTTGTGGATGCCACCGCGGCGACCGCTGGCTTCGGCGATCGGGACGTCGACGACGCGTTCCTGCGCGTGGTAGACGAAGACCGTTCCCGTGGGCATGCGGTGCGAGACGATCGCGCGCAACACCATCACCCCGTTGCGGTTCACCGCCTCGACCCAGTCGTTGTCGACGACACCGATGACTCCAGCGTCGTCCGGGCTCATCCAGACCGTCGGCCCTCCGCGGGACAGGGTCAGCATGATCAGGTTGTCCTGGTACTCGGAGTGGATCGACCACTTCGAGTGCGGTGTCAGATAGCGCACGACGACCTGCTTCGACCCGTCCGGCCCCAGCGCCGGCTCACCGAAGAGCCGGTGCATGTCGAGGGGCGGTCGGTAGACGGGCAGCGCCTCGCCGAACTCGTGCATCCAGTCATGGTCGAGGAAGAAGTGCATGCGTCCGGTGAGCGTATGCCAGGGTTTCAGCTCCTCGACGTTGGTCGTGAAGGCCGCGTAACGCCGTCCGCCGGTCTCACTGCCAGACCATTCCGGGCTGGTGATCACCGGTACGGGGCCCGCTTGGGTGTCGGCGAACGTGATCCGCTTCTCCTCGCTGCCCTCGGCGAGGTGCGCGAGCGAGCGGCCGACCCGCCCTTCGGCGCCACGGAACCCCTGGACCGCCAGCCGGCCGTTCGTCGTGCCCGACAGGGTGAGAATCGCCTCCGCCATCTTGGCGTCTGTATCCAGCGCCGGCCTGCCTTCACCGACACCACCGAGCATCACCCCGTTGCCTCTCGCCAGCTTCTCGACCTCCTCGTCCGGGTGGAAGGTCACGCCTTTCGTGGTGAGCCCGAGTCGCTCGGTGAGCGGGCCGAGCGAGACGAGCTTGTCGGCGACCGCACCGTAGTCGCGCTCCACGAGCGTGTACGCCGGCATCGTCCGGCCCGGGACTGGGTCGACGTCGCCGGCGCGCCAGTCGCGCACGACTCCTCCGGCCTGCGCGGTCTCGCCCGGAGTGTCGTGTTGGAGGGCTGTCGCGACGACGTCGCGTCGCACACCCAAGCGCTCGCGCGCCAGCTCACTGAACCGCCGCGCGATGGCCGTGAACGCGGCGAAGTCCGACCGTGTCTCCCACGGCGGGTCGATGGCCGGTGTGAACGCGTGAACGTACGGGTGCATGTCCGTCGAGGAGAGGTCGTGCTTCTCGTACCAGGTGGCTGCCGGCAGCACGATGTCGGCGAGCAGCGTCGAGCTGGTCATCCGGAAGTCCAGTGCGAGCAGCAGGTCGAGCTTCCCCTCGGGAGGTTCCTCGCGCCACCGGACGTCTCGCGGGCGGCTCCCCGGCGGGGTCTCCTCTGCGCGCAGGCTCGAGTGTGTGCCGAGCAGGTGCTTCAGGAAGTACTCGTTGCCCTTGCCGGAGGAGCCGAGCAGGTTGGCTCGCCACAGCGTCAGACAGCGCGGCCAGTTCTCGGGTGCGTCAGGGTCCTCGCAGGCGAAGCCCAGCTCACCGGACGCGAGCTTGCCCGCGACGTAACCGGCCACATCCTCCCCCGCGGTCTCCGCCTCGTCCGCTACGTCCAGCGGGTTGCGGTCGAACTGTGGGTACGAGGGCATCCAGCCCAGCCGCGCGGACAGCGCGATCGTGTCGGCGGTGTGCATACCGGAGAGTCCACCGTGTGCCAGTGGCGACGCGAGGGCGTCAGCGCGGTAGCCGTCGTAGCGCCACTGGTCGGCGTGGGTGTACCAGTACGCGGTGCCGATCATCTGGCGTGGCGGGCGCTGCCAGTCCGTCGCGCCGGCCACCGTCGCCCATCCCGTCACCGGGCGGCATTTCTCCTGGCCGACGTAATGGGCCCAACCGCCGCCGTTGCGACCCATCGCACCGGTGAGCAACAGCAGCGCCAGGATCGCGCGATAGGTCGCGTCACCGTGGAACCACTGGCAGATGCCCGCACCCATGATGATCATCGTGCGGCCGTCGGAGCGTTCGGAGCTCCGCGCCATCTCGCGAGCCACCCTGATGGCCGCGGCGGCAGGTACCGAGGTCAGCGGCTCCTGCCACGCCGGCGTGTACGGCTGCGACACGTCGTCGTATCCGGTCGGCCACGTCCCCGGCAGCCCCGGCCGCGACACCCCGTACTGCGCGAGCATGAGGTCGAACACCGTCGTCACCAGCCGGCCACCGATCCGCCGCGCCGGGACCCCGCGCCGCAGCACGTGTTGCCCGTCGTCGAACGCCGGCAGCAACAGCTCCACCGAATCCGCATCCGGGCCGAACAGGGTCAGCTGCGGCGTCACGTCGCCGAGGTCGAGATTCCAGCGGCCGATGCCGCTCTCGGTCCACCTGTCACCGAGAGTCCCTGGAGGGACGACCGGCTCACCGGTGCGCCCATCGACCAGGACCGGCTTCCACTCGGCGCCCTCGCCCCTGTCACCGAGGTCGGCTGCGCGGAGGAACTTCCCAGGAACGTGTGCGGAGACGCCGTCGTGGTCGTGCTCCTCCAGCGTGACCAGGAACGGAAGATCGGTGTAACGCTGGACATAGTCGACGAAGAACGGTACGCGCCGCTCGACGAAGCACTCCTTGAGGATCACGTGCCCCATCGCCATCGCCAGCGCACCGTCGGTGCCCGGTTGCGCGGGCAGCCACTGGTCGGCGAACTTGGTGTTGTCCGCGTAGTCGGGAGACACCACGACGACCTTCTGACCGCGATAGCGCGCCTCGGTCATCCAATGGGCGTCCGGCGTCCGCGTCACCGGAACATTCGACCCCCACATGAGCAGATAGGCGGCGTTCCACCAGTCACCGGACTCGGGTACGTCGGTCTGGTCGCCGAACACCTGTGGCGACGCGACGGGGAGATCGGCATACCAGTCGTAGAACGACGTCATGCAGCCGCCGACGAGCTCGATGAAGCGCGAGCCGACCGCATGAGAGACCATCGACATGGCGGGGATCGGTGAGAACCCGGCGATGCGGTCGGGACCCCAGGTCGCGATCGTGTGTACGTGCGCAGCCGCGACCATCTCGACGGCCTCGTCCCACGACACTCGGACGTGACCGCCCTTGCCGCGCGCCTCGTGGTACCGACGCCGGCGTTCCGGATCACCGACGACGTCGGCCCACGCCGCGACCGGATCCCCCAGCCGCGACCTCGCCTCGCGGTACATCTCGACGAGCACACCGCGCGCGTACGGGAACCGCACCCGCGTCGGCGAGTACGTGTACCAGGAGAACGCCGCACCACGTGGGCATCCGCGTGGCTCGTACTCGGGTGAGTCGGGCCCCACCGACGGATAGTCGGTCTGCTGACTCTCCCACGTGATGATCCCGTCCTTGACGTAGACCTTCCACGAGCACGACCCGGTGCAGTTGACCCCATGCGTCGACCGGACGACCTTGTCGTGACTCCAACGGTCCCGGTAGAAGACGTCGCCGTCCCGCCCGCCCGCGCGCATGACCGCCCGGAGGTCAGGTGAGACTTCACGCCGGTTGAAGAAGCGCCCAGCGCGCATCAGCGCGTCGGCAGCTGATCCGTCGGTACTTCCCCGCGAGCTGGTCACGCGCGTACCCCCGACCAATGCATAGACGCCCTGGCCCGGCAATCCACCATCTCGCAGTCAGCCGGTTCGCACAAGATGCCTGCCGGCGCCCATCATGGTCAAGGGACCAAGGTCCTCACAGGCGAGCCGTCCGACCGTGGCGACTCCCGTAGAACACGGCGAGGATACGGCGGTCGACAGCGTTCGAGCTGTTCCATACTGGGCATTGCATCGAGTTGTGAGGACACGGTGAGCGACGCAAACGAGACGGCCGTCAACAGGGCCGATGAGCGATCGGGGGCCACGGGCCACCGCCCTGCCGTGATGCTGTCGCTCGCCACGCTCGGGTTCGCGGTCACATTCTGGGCCTGGGCGTTGCTGGCGCCGCTGGGTGCTGCCCTACGGCAGGAGCTGGGACTGACGTCCCTCCAACAGTCGCTGGCCGTCGCAGTGCCGGTCATCGTCGGATCGCTCGGCCGCATGCCCGTCGGTGCGCTCACTGACCGGATCGGCGCTCGGCGGATGTTCCCCTTGATCGCCGTGCTCACGACTCTCCCGGTGCTCTATCTCGGGCACCTGGCCGACTCTTACACCGAGATCCTCGGGGGCGGCTTCTTCCTCGGCCTCGGCGGTACGACCTTCGCGATCGGTGTGCCGTTCGTCAACGCCTGGTATCCGCCGCGGCGACGCGGGCTTGCCATCGGCATCTTCGGCGCCGGCATGGGCGGCACCGCGATCTCGGCCTTCACCACGGTCCAGCTCACCGAGCGCTTCGGCAGAAGTGTCCCCTTCGACCTCGTCGCGGTGGTGCTCGTCGGTTACGCGGTCGTCGCGGCGATCATGCTGCGCGATCGACGTACCCCTACGAGGCAGACCGGCTCGGTGCTTGCGCGGATCCTGACGATCGCGCGGACGCCGGTCACGTTGCAGCTGTCGTTCCTCTACGCGGTCGCCTTCGGTGGGTTCGTCGCGTTCAGCGTGTACCTGCCGACGTACCTGACGACGGCCTACGGCCTCGCTCGCTCGGACGCCGCCCTGCGCACGGCGGGCTTCGTACTTCTCGCGGTCGCCATGCGCCCTGTTGGCGGCTGGATGTCCGACCGGCTCCACCCCGGGCCAGTGCTCATCGCCTGCTACGGCAGCGTCGCCGCCCTCGCCGTCCTCGCGTCCGTCGAGCTCGCGCTCGTCCCGTTCGGGACCATCGCGTTCCTCGGCATGGCGGCCGCTCTGGGCGGCGGAGCCGGTGCGGTGTTCGCCCTGCTCGCACGGCTCATCCCCGTCGAGCAGGTCGGATCGGTCACCGGCCTCGTGGGTGCCGCGGGCGGTCTGGGCGGCTTCTTCCCACCACTGGTCATGGGCGGCGTCTACAGCGCGGCTTCCGACTACACCTGGGGATTCGTCCTCCTGGCAGTCACCGCGGTGTTCGCCGCTCTCTTCACGAGAATCGTCGTGCGGAGACGACCCCAGCCTTGAAGGCTTCTACCGGACCGTGGAGGTGCAGCGTGTCCACGTCACGCGTCGTCCGTATGGGTCTGCTCGTTGCCATCGTGCTGGTGCTGGCGTCCTGCGCGGCGGGACCGAACGACGCCACAGCGGGAGGGTCGTCAGATCTCGCGGGGTTCTGGCTGGGCTTGTGGCACGGCGTGATAAGCCCGGTTACCTTCGTGATCTCGTTGTTCACCAGCGATGTCAGCATCTACGAGGTGCACAACAACGGCAACTGGTACGACTTCGGCTTCATTCTCGGCGTCGCCGCGGCTTTCTCTGGTGCCGCGGGATCTGGCTCGGCCGCACGGCGGAACCGACAGTCACCATCGGGCAAGACGTCTAAGAAGTGAGCTGCCACCGATTCGGGACGTGACCGCCGCGGCGGCGTCAGTGGTGCAGCTTCACGCCGTGCAGCGGGTGCCTCTCGACGCGGGCGTTGGGGCCGGGGAAGACGAGGGTCACGTGGCCGTCGTCGAGCCAGTGGACGCGGTACGGCGGCGTGCCGTCAGCGTTCCTGACCTCGGTGATCTGTCCCGTCCGACGATGCTTCTCCGCCGTCTCGCTCTCGATGACCAGCCAGTCACCCGGTCGTGCCT encodes the following:
- the narJ gene encoding nitrate reductase molybdenum cofactor assembly chaperone, coding for MTAPVDAAVVCQAVSILLQYPDETVRGRIPLVAAAVSALPASASRQALERFLGQFAQTAPRALAEHYVATFDRRRKCCLYLTWWVDGETRRRGQSLARLKERYRRGGLELGPAELPDYLPVALEYAAMGDLVDGLALVQEHRAGLELLRLALHDEASPYETVLEALCALLPGPSPRDRAAARRLARAGPPQETVGIEPYGPVGTSEVGRR
- the narH gene encoding nitrate reductase subunit beta, with the translated sequence MYVMAQLGMVMNLDKCIGCHTCSVTCKQAWTNRSGTEYVWFNNVETRPGQGYPRRYQDQERWRGGWVRTKRGRLKLKAGGRLRKLMSIFANPVMPNIRDYYEPWTYDYENLTSAPLGDDFPVAEPKSLLTGEPMRVEWSANWDDDLGGGAEAVDNDPIVERMRREAEGKVTAEYEQAFMFYLPRICEHCLNPSCVASCPSGAMYKRAEDGIVLVDQDRCRGWRMCVTGCPYKKVYFNHRTGKAEKCHFCYPRVEVGLPTVCSETCVGRLRYVGLFLYDRDRVGEAAAVEDEKDLYEAQLDVLLDPSDPDVVAAARRDGIPDDWLDAARRSPVYALAKQHRVALPLHPEFRTMPMVWYVPPLSPVVDALSGTGHDGEDADNLFGAIDSLRIPVEYLAELFTAGDPKPVRKVLQRLAAMRSYMRAVNLGDAPDESVAAAVGVTGGELTALYRLLAIAKYEDRYVIPTAYEGDASHLEETGCSLDYDEGPGMYGSGPFGEASGKPVPVSVETFHALKQRQSTGGIVDPERPGARINLLNWDGKGAPEGLFPPPHDAPGRRATGDDRTR
- a CDS encoding nitrate reductase subunit alpha, whose protein sequence is MRAGRFFNRREVSPDLRAVMRAGGRDGDVFYRDRWSHDKVVRSTHGVNCTGSCSWKVYVKDGIITWESQQTDYPSVGPDSPEYEPRGCPRGAAFSWYTYSPTRVRFPYARGVLVEMYREARSRLGDPVAAWADVVGDPERRRRYHEARGKGGHVRVSWDEAVEMVAAAHVHTIATWGPDRIAGFSPIPAMSMVSHAVGSRFIELVGGCMTSFYDWYADLPVASPQVFGDQTDVPESGDWWNAAYLLMWGSNVPVTRTPDAHWMTEARYRGQKVVVVSPDYADNTKFADQWLPAQPGTDGALAMAMGHVILKECFVERRVPFFVDYVQRYTDLPFLVTLEEHDHDGVSAHVPGKFLRAADLGDRGEGAEWKPVLVDGRTGEPVVPPGTLGDRWTESGIGRWNLDLGDVTPQLTLFGPDADSVELLLPAFDDGQHVLRRGVPARRIGGRLVTTVFDLMLAQYGVSRPGLPGTWPTGYDDVSQPYTPAWQEPLTSVPAAAAIRVAREMARSSERSDGRTMIIMGAGICQWFHGDATYRAILALLLLTGAMGRNGGGWAHYVGQEKCRPVTGWATVAGATDWQRPPRQMIGTAYWYTHADQWRYDGYRADALASPLAHGGLSGMHTADTIALSARLGWMPSYPQFDRNPLDVADEAETAGEDVAGYVAGKLASGELGFACEDPDAPENWPRCLTLWRANLLGSSGKGNEYFLKHLLGTHSSLRAEETPPGSRPRDVRWREEPPEGKLDLLLALDFRMTSSTLLADIVLPAATWYEKHDLSSTDMHPYVHAFTPAIDPPWETRSDFAAFTAIARRFSELARERLGVRRDVVATALQHDTPGETAQAGGVVRDWRAGDVDPVPGRTMPAYTLVERDYGAVADKLVSLGPLTERLGLTTKGVTFHPDEEVEKLARGNGVMLGGVGEGRPALDTDAKMAEAILTLSGTTNGRLAVQGFRGAEGRVGRSLAHLAEGSEEKRITFADTQAGPVPVITSPEWSGSETGGRRYAAFTTNVEELKPWHTLTGRMHFFLDHDWMHEFGEALPVYRPPLDMHRLFGEPALGPDGSKQVVVRYLTPHSKWSIHSEYQDNLIMLTLSRGGPTVWMSPDDAGVIGVVDNDWVEAVNRNGVMVLRAIVSHRMPTGTVFVYHAQERVVDVPIAEASGRRGGIHNSLTRVLIKPTHLIGGYGQLSFAFNYLGPTGNQRDEVTVIRRRSQDVTY
- a CDS encoding MFS transporter → MLSLATLGFAVTFWAWALLAPLGAALRQELGLTSLQQSLAVAVPVIVGSLGRMPVGALTDRIGARRMFPLIAVLTTLPVLYLGHLADSYTEILGGGFFLGLGGTTFAIGVPFVNAWYPPRRRGLAIGIFGAGMGGTAISAFTTVQLTERFGRSVPFDLVAVVLVGYAVVAAIMLRDRRTPTRQTGSVLARILTIARTPVTLQLSFLYAVAFGGFVAFSVYLPTYLTTAYGLARSDAALRTAGFVLLAVAMRPVGGWMSDRLHPGPVLIACYGSVAALAVLASVELALVPFGTIAFLGMAAALGGGAGAVFALLARLIPVEQVGSVTGLVGAAGGLGGFFPPLVMGGVYSAASDYTWGFVLLAVTAVFAALFTRIVVRRRPQP
- a CDS encoding DUF1918 domain-containing protein translates to MKARPGDWLVIESETAEKHRRTGQITEVRNADGTPPYRVHWLDDGHVTLVFPGPNARVERHPLHGVKLHH